One genomic window of Pocillopora verrucosa isolate sample1 chromosome 8, ASM3666991v2, whole genome shotgun sequence includes the following:
- the LOC131795505 gene encoding adenosine receptor A3-like: MNDSQNSTCEVLMHHYAVTTEVDHLRYTYISNCILNSLLSHPAIMLNIVTIHAIRKTSSLPKTLKTLLLSLAVSDIGVGCIVQPFYISLLIKNLLDKIPSCNTYNMFGITLGLFSIASFLGVVAVSVDRFLAVHLHLRYQELVTHKRVIAVVILIWLLSVFLTSLILWVPFLVHSIFLIIFGLSFFLVTTTVYVKIYQTVRHHKKQIQSLQRVQQVEHIGEMSNMVSVLKSAVGIFYMYLVFVACYLPYLVCLVVADTTVTSNSIKSLYLFSYTILFLNSSLNPVIYCWKLRHIRHTIMDIMRNMPWNRKHVYSTWHRSVTTESVQDEVQYVVCSRIA; encoded by the coding sequence ATGAATGACTCTCAGAATTCGACGTGCGAAGTTTTAATGCATCATTACGCCGTCACTACTGAAGTTGACCATCTCCGTTATACATACATCTCAAACTGTATTTTAAACAGTTTATTGTCGCATCCCGCGATCATGCTCAACATTGTAACTATCCACGCGATTCGAAAAACGTCTTCGTTGCCAAAGACTCTGAAAACATTGCTTTTAAGTCTAGCTGTTTCCGACATTGGAGTTGGTTGTATTGTTCAGCCGTTTTACATTTCACTCTTGATCAAGAACCTGCTGGACAAGATCCCTAGCTGCAACACGTACAACATGTTTGGGATCACGTTGGGTTTGTTTTCTATTGCTTCGTTCCTGGGTGTTGTGGCTgtaagtgtagacaggttcttagctgttcatcttcatctcagataccaggaacttgtgactcacaagcgtgTTATTGCTGTGGTGATCTTAATCTGGCTGCTAAGTGTATTTCTTACATCATTGATCCTCTGGGTTCCGTTTCTAGTACACTcgatatttttaatcatttttggaTTGTCGTTTTTCCTTGTCACAACAACAGTCTACGTTAAAATTTATCAGACTGTTAGACACCACAAGAAACAGATCCAGTCCTTGCAACGTGTACAACAGGTGGAACACATTGGTGAGATGTCAAATATGGTCAGCGTCCTAAAGTCTGCAGTCGGCATATTCTACATGTATCTCGTATTTGTGGCTTGTTATTTACCTTACTTGGTGTGTTTGGTGGTAGCTGACACAACTGTGACAAGTAACTCTATCAAGAGCCTCTACCTTTTCTCGTATACCATTTTATTTCTGAATTCATCTCTGAACCCCGTAATTTACTGCTGGAAGCTGAGACACATTCGACATACTATCATGGACATTATGCGGAACATGCCCTGGAACAGAAAGCACGTATACTCAACTTGGCATCGATCGGTCACCACGGAGAGTGTTCAGGATGAGGTTCAATATGTAGTATGTTCGAGGATTGCTTGa